The Equus caballus isolate H_3958 breed thoroughbred chromosome 12, TB-T2T, whole genome shotgun sequence genome contains a region encoding:
- the LOC138916635 gene encoding cTAGE family member 2-like isoform X1, with protein sequence MEGLLPAIASTFQLILGHLWCALLVISDSLSQGPGLPAFHWEVLVCTVVVALIVKTGHIFRRGKSPGERCSAFGEVSGECGENTGSENRAVEALQCPRVEASPLPLQTLCLAAMNTILSTSALQDTVDLLEKALKSLPVKVSKATDEEEHQERARWLQQQKQIEEELPGEILSLQTEEATLQHENTKLEGEIQQLKLKLQNLHELHDEEVGPLYIKFFEEERVCSELKKKLLNVCWEMNSTYQLRNLYKKMAEDLAQEVKTCTSYYHKENLFQMQRAKESWRAAVLAERKLEELRRQNEHNRQRLAMLEASFQPLPRGNFPPAAPPTVPRGPEVWGIPWAGRTPPGRRMALP encoded by the coding sequence ATGGAGGGCCTGCTGCCTGCCATCGCGTCCACTTTCCAGCTGATCCTGGGGCACCTGTGGTGTGCTCTGCTGGTGATTTCGGACAGCTTGAGCCAGGGTCCAGGTCTCCCTGCGTTCCACTGGGAGGTCCTGGTAtgtactgtggtggtggctttgATAGTCAAGACAGGACATATTTTCAGAAGAGGGAAGTCTCCAGGTGAAAGGTGTTCTGCCTTCGGTGAAGTCAGTGGAGAATGTGGGGAGAATACCGGATCTGAGAACCGAGCCGTGGAAGCCCTTCAGTGCCCTCGGGTGGAGGCCAGTCCTCTCCCCTTACAAACCTTGTGCTTGGCAGCGATGAATACAATCCTGAGCACATCAGCACTTCAGGACACTGtcgaccttctggaaaaggctttGAAGAGCCTGCCTGTTAAAGTCTCCAAAGCAACTGATGAAGAGGAACATCAGGAAAGAGCCAGATGGTtgcagcaacaaaagcaaattgAGGAAGAGCTTCCAGGAGAAATCCTCTCCCTCCAAACCGAGGAAGCAACTTTGCAGCACGAAAACACCAAGCTTGAAGGTGAGATTCAGCAGCTGAAGCTCAAACTTCAAAATCTGCATGAGCTACATGATGAAGAAGTTGGGCCACTTTACATAAAATTCTTTGAGGAGGAAAGGGTCTGCTCCGAGTTGAAGAAGAAGCTCCTCAACGTGTGCTGGGAGATGAACTCCACGTACCAGCttcgcaacctctacaagaagaTGGCTGAAGACCTGGCCCAAGAAGTGAAGACGTGCACTTCCTACTATCACAAGGAGAACCTCTTCCAGATGCAAAGAGCCAAAGAAAGCTGGAGGGCAGCCGTGTTGGCGGAGAGAAAGCTCGAGGAGCTAAGAAGACAAAACGAGCACAACAGGCAAAGGCTGGCCATGTTGGAGGCCTCGTTCCAGCCTTTGCCAAGAGGCAattttcctccagctgctcctcccacggtccccagaggcccagaagTGTGGGGGATCCCCTGGGCCGGTAGGACCCCCCCAGGAAGGAGGATGGCCCTGCCATGa